The following DNA comes from Chryseobacterium gallinarum.
GGACCGTTGTTTTGGGAGCTCCTGATTCAATCAGGCGTAATTTGGCAGCAGCAACCAAGTTTTCCATCGCACTGATGGTAAGACGGGCACTTACGCCACTTTTGGCATCCACGTATTCACTGCTTCGTGCGGCAAAAGCAACTTCTTCCAACAGGTCTCTGGATAGGCCGGGAATTTGTATCTGTAATTTATCCTCGGCTGATACAGCGGCTTCCTGCTCTGTGATCTGACGGGCCAGAGCGATCGTCTGGGGATAGTGGGTGAAAATTTGGGACCCGATTCTGTCTTTCAAAGGGGTTACAATGCTTCCCCGGTTGGTATAATCTTCCGGATTGGCTGTAAAAATAAATTGAATGTCAAGAGGCATTCTCAGCTGAAACCCACGGATCTGAACATCTCCTTCCTGCAAAATATTAAATAAGGAAACCTGAATCCTTGCCTGTAAATCGGGAAGTTCGTTGAGAACAAATATTGAACGGTTGGCACGGGGAATCATTCCATAATGTAAAACCCGCTCATCGGAATAAGGAAGTTTCAAAGTAGCAGCTTTAATAGGATCAATGTCACCAATCAAATCCGCAACGTTTACATCGGGAGTCGCCAGCTTTTCAAAGAAACGGTCTGAACGGTGTACCCAGGAAATGGGAGTCTCATCCCCAAGTTCTGCAATGAGATCTTTGGCATATTTCGATATAGGATGAAACGGGCTGTCATTGATTTCGGATCCTTTTACAATAGGCATATATTCATCCAGGAGACTTACCATACTTCTTGCAATCCTGGTTTTTGCCTGTCCTCGTAAACCCAGCAGATTGATATGATGACCTGCAAGAATAGCCTTTTTCAACTGAGGAATTACAGTGTCTTCATAGCCCCATAATCCTTCAAACACCGGCTCTTTTGCCCTGATCCTGGCAATTAAATTGGCCTGAATTTCTTCATGAATTGTTTTATCAATATAACCGGAATCTTTTAGTTCTTTAAATGTGATATCTTTTTT
Coding sequences within:
- a CDS encoding sigma 54-interacting transcriptional regulator, with amino-acid sequence MKKDITFKELKDSGYIDKTIHEEIQANLIARIRAKEPVFEGLWGYEDTVIPQLKKAILAGHHINLLGLRGQAKTRIARSMVSLLDEYMPIVKGSEINDSPFHPISKYAKDLIAELGDETPISWVHRSDRFFEKLATPDVNVADLIGDIDPIKAATLKLPYSDERVLHYGMIPRANRSIFVLNELPDLQARIQVSLFNILQEGDVQIRGFQLRMPLDIQFIFTANPEDYTNRGSIVTPLKDRIGSQIFTHYPQTIALARQITEQEAAVSAEDKLQIQIPGLSRDLLEEVAFAARSSEYVDAKSGVSARLTISAMENLVAAAKLRLIESGAPKTTVRLLDFMSIIPSITGKIELVYEGEQEGADYVAKMLIDKAVMTQFESLFPRIAKLEKEGIKTPYTDLIKWFNKNHLQLNYNDTDKEFYAKLDKVTPLTTVVEENAAELSPEDQNFCKELVLWALTISNKIDKSENQSAFTFDSIGIGQFLRN